One Drosophila willistoni isolate 14030-0811.24 chromosome 2R unlocalized genomic scaffold, UCI_dwil_1.1 Seg167, whole genome shotgun sequence DNA segment encodes these proteins:
- the LOC6642820 gene encoding endoplasmic reticulum metallopeptidase 1, with protein MGGQMDNNNLMLSTPKEEKNTNTIVELFAGNTKRHRQLPWYFAPAFLLLWLALFYAVVQPLFNHLPKGIRIDEESAKPGQFVAERAHDLLLEIDAMGPRVVGDVANEVTIVEFLLNEIENIRSAMREDLYEMEVDVQRASGSYVIKGMTNVYQGVQNVIVKLSSRNSNSTAQLLLNSHYDSKPGATGAGDDAAMVVVMLEVLRQFAIAEETFLHPIVFLFNGGEEQPMQGSHGFISQHKWAINCKALLNMDSCGAGGRELLFQSGPNHPWLMRYYKQSIKHPYATTFAEEIFQSGIIPSDTDFRIFRDHGPIPGLDMASVYNGFIYHTKFDRWSAVPRDSLQNTGENILSLARSLANAEEMYDTESHAEGHSVFFDFLGLFFVYYKESTGTALNISFGLGSILLICVSLWRISKVSCEKVNVIAGEFGILFLLAILAFALAFCFPLLMAVLYDAGSRSMTYYTNFWLIIGIFIIPSVIGLVLPITLYLTLRSMDRISQAFRLQIGLHAYCTLLAILCVVMTILGFRSTYLCMISVFFYVVSLVFNLLTKLHDQGYYWALPVVIGQIMPFLYHTYLFHTILVIFVPITGRNGTNMNPDLIIAILSAFGTILALGFAMPLINVFRRPKSIIAGLAVTMFIVCMISVSDVGFPYRPKTNVMTVDSMQVNRKFYEYDGSLSLEDSGYYLHLLDRRRDVPLRETMDLSNVQRVGDTCGDELMCGIPCYRWCADRNDALWLARNQLVELPYPTVLELLNKTILDDGYHVRYDFRLSGPPNMFLFVKPKEGVKISEWSFDQTMLTSPSTYKPPLQVLITYGSDSSPLEFYFKLTKSNGNFDEPVFEFGVSGHYVGPQVIRDALSTEFLASLPDFAYSMQWPSSYERHIY; from the exons ATGGGCGGACAAATGGATAACAAT AACCTTATGTTATCCACTCCAAAGGAGGAGAAGAATACCAATACCATAGTCGAACTGTTTGCTGGCAATACGAAAAGGCATAGGCAATTGCCTTGGTACTTTGCCCCCGCATTCCTTTTACTTTGGTTGGCTCTCTTCTATGCTGTTGTCCAGCCGCTGTTTAATCATTTGCCAAAGGGTATACGGATTGACGAGGAATCTGCCAAGCCTGGACAATTTGTGGCCGAACGTGCTCATGATCTGTTGCTTGAAATTGATGCCATGGGACCTCGAGTGGTGGGCGATGTGGCCAATGAGGTGACCATTGTGGAATTTCTTTTAAACGAAATCGAAAATATTCGTTCAGCCATGCGTGAAGATCTCTACGAAATGGAAGTTGATGTACAACGTGCTTCCGGTTCTTATGTGATCAAGGGCATGACAAATGTCTATCAAGGTGTACAGAATGTGATAGTCAAGTTGAGTTCAAGAAATTCGAATAGCACAGCGCAATTGCTTTTAAATAGTCACTACGATTCCAAGCCGGGAGCAACAG GTGCTGGTGATGATGCTGCCATGGTTGTGGTAATGTTGGAGGTATTGCGACAATTTGCCATAGCCGAGGAAACCTTTCTGCATCCCATAGTCTTTCTATTCAATGGCGGCGAGGAGCAACCCATGCAAGGATCTCATGGATTTATATCACAACACAAATGGGCCATCAATTGCAAGGCTCTGCTCAATATGGATTCATGTGGTGCTGGTGGACGGGAGTTGCTATTTCAAAGTGGCCCCAATCATCCTTGGCTAATGCGT TATTATAAACAAAGTATTAAACATCCATATGCTACCACATTTGCTGAGGAAATATTTCAATCGGGCATAATACCATCCGATACAGACTTTCGTATCTTTCGTGATCATGGACCCATACCGG GTTTGGATATGGCAAGTGTTTATAATGGTTTCATCTatcataccaaatttgatcgctgGAGTGCCGTGCCCCGTGATTCATTGCAAAATACGGGGGAAAACATTTTAAGTTTAGCCCGAAGTCTTGCCAATGCTGAGGAAATGTATGACACAGAG TCCCACGCTGAGGGTCACTCAGTTTTCTTTGACTTTTTGGGATTATTTTTCGTCTACTACAAGGAGTCAACGGGCACAGCTCTGAATATATCCTTTGGTCTGGGTAGCATTCTTCTCATCTGTGTTTCCCTGTGGCGTATTTCGAAAGTTTCGTGTGAAAAAGTTAATGTAATTGCTGGCGAATTTGGAATACTCTTTTTATTGGCCATTCTTGCCTTTGCACTTGCCTTTTGCTTTCCCCTACTCATGGCCGTACTTTATGATGCCGGTTCACGTTCTATGACTTATTATACCAATTTTTGGCTTATTATTGGCATTTTTATAATCCCTTCGGTAATTGGTTTGGTATTGCCCATAACCCTTTACTTGACCCTGAGATCAATG GATAGAATCTCTCAGGCATTTCGTTTGCAAATTGGACTTCATGCCTACTGTACCCTCTTGGCCATACTTTGTGTTGTTATGACCATTTTGGGTTTTCGCAGTACTTATCTATGCATGATAAGCGTATTCTTCTATGTAGTGTCActtgttttcaatttgttgACCAAACTTCATGATCAAG GTTACTATTGGGCCTTACCTGTTGTGATCGGTCAAATTATGCCATTTTTATACCACACATATCTATTCCATACaattttggtaatttttgTACCAATAACTGGTCGTAATGGTACAAATATGAATCCAGATTTAATAATAGCAATATTGTCTGCCTTTGGCACAATATTGGCCTTGGGTTTTGCG ATGCCTCTGATCAATGTGTTTCGACGACCGAAATCCATTATTGCAGGCTTGGCTGTCACAATGTTCATTGTCTGTATGATTTCCGTGTCAGATGTAGGTTTTCCCTATCGACCAAAGACAAATGTGATGACAGTTGACTCAATG CAAGTCAACCGTAAATTCTATGAGTACGATGGATCTTTGAGTCTAGAGGATTCGGGGTACTATCTTCACTTGCTGGACAGGCGACGAGATGTCCCTCTCCGTGAGACCATGGACCTAAGCAATGTGCAACGTGTGGGTGATACTTGTGGCGATGAGTTGATGTGCGGCATTCCCTGTTATCGTTGGTGTGCGGATCGCAACGATGCCCTTTGGTTGGCACGCAATCAATTGGTGGAATTACCCTATCCCACAGTTTTGGAATTGCTGAACAAAACCATTTTGGATGATGGCTATCATGTGCGTTACGATTTCCGACTGTCTGGGCCACCGAATATGTTTCTCTTCGTTAAGCCCAAGGAGGGTGTGAAAATTTCCGAATGGTCTTTTGATCAAACCATGTTGACCAGTCCATCTACGTATAAGCCACCTTTACAAGTTCTAATTACCTATGGCAGCGATAGCTCACCTCTCGAGTTCTATTTCAAGCTAACG AAAAGCAATGGCAATTTCGATGAGCCTGTTTTCGAGTTTGGAGTTTCGGGACATTATGTGGGCCCTCAGGTCATACGGGATGCTCTGAGCACAGAGTTCCTGGCTTCTTTGCCGGATTTTGCCTACTCTATGCAATGGCCAAGTAGCTATGAACGacatatttattaa
- the LOC6642821 gene encoding solute carrier family 28 member 3 isoform X2: MTVVRVYRAANPTAAPAIPPPETRYRRQVDVTTAPDAKKKPFEPNLLCSIDWCHGYGFFGILFVIFYIFWIYYWLVKPLVGKKLYGQTIEPAVDKWISFSRGFAVSLIMVLLVIILVVGYLLFECRNDFRKSAGLVAPLLFVFLGFLCSKHRRVIQWRIVIHGILGQLILGIICIRLEFGRSVFKCIGDKVSTFLLFANHGARFVYGDRICDDFVFAFAILAMIFFFSVATSCLYYLGIMQFFLGVLGWLLQATVGTTVCESINAVGTVFLGMSESPLLIRPYIPLLTVSELHTICVSGYSNVAGTVLGAYIAFGAPPGLLITASVMAAPASLAFAKLFFPETEESVTRSDNIVMIPTTNTSILDAIISGAAGALTIVLGIVSNIIAFLSLFAFLNAVTEWIFDLLGFNQITLVYLLTYLFVPLVFAMGVPTHDCKRVGELVAQKTFINEFTAYKNLGQMIEQDLIDQRSAGIATFALCGFSNPASLGILIAALSAMAPNRRTDIMHVALRGFFVGSFVSFTSASFAGILIQENELQKMNTKMIDFQYLNTMDMGLFFH, translated from the exons ATG ACAGTCGTCCGAGTGTATAGAGCCG CCAATCCAACTGCGGCACCAGCGATTCCACCACCTGAAACCCGTTACAGACGACAAGTGGATGTAACCACAGCGCCAGATGCAAAGAAAAAGCCTTTTGAGCCAAACTTACTCTGCTCCATTGATTGGTGCCATGGCTATGGATTTTTCGGGATTCTTTTCgtgatattttatatattttggatATATTATTGGCTTGTCAAGCCACTGGTGGGAAAGAAACTCTATGGCCAAACGATTGAGCCTGCTGTCGACAAATGGATTAGCTTTAGTCGCGGTTT TGCCGTATCACTTATTATGGTCCTTCTTGTGATTATATTAGTGGTTGGTTATCTCTTGTTCGAATGTCGTAACGATTTTAGAAAATCGGCAGGACTAGTGGCACCTCTGCTTTTTGTCTTTCTCGGATTTCTATGTTCGAAACATCGCAGAGTCATACAATGGCGAATTGTTATCCATGGCATATTGGGTCAACTGATATTGGGCATCATTTGCATACGTCTGGAATTTGGTAGATCCGTTTTCAAGTGCATTGGCGATAAGGTGTCGACCTTTCTACTCTTTGCCAATCATGGGGCTAGATTCGTTTACGGTGATCGCATTTGTGATGATTTTGTCTTTGCCTTTGCCATATTGGCAATGATATTCTTTTTCAGTGTTGCAACATCTTGTCTTTACTATCTGGGTATAATGCAATTCTTTTTGGGTGTCCTTGGTTGGCTCCTACAGGCAACAGTGGGGACCACAGTCTGTGAGAGTATCAATGCAGTGGGCACTGTTTTTCTTGGCATGTCCGAATCTCCGCTTTTGATTAGGCCATATATTCCTTTGCTAACCGTTAGTGAATTGCATACAATATGCGTTTCCGGTTATTCAAATGTAGCAGGAACTGTCCTTGGCGCATATATCGCATTTGGTGCCCCGCCTGGCTTACTAATCACAGCCAGCGTTATGGCCGCTCCTGCCTCTTTAGCATTTGCCAAATTATTTTTCCCCGAAACGGAAGAATCTGTTACCAGATCAGATAATATTGTAATGATTCCAAC CACCAATACATCCATTTTAGATGCCATCATAAGTGGTGCAGCTGGCGCTTTAACCATTGTCTTGGGAATCGTATCCAATATAATTGCCTTCTTGTCGTTATTTGCCTTTTTAAATGCTGTAACTGAATGGATATTTGATCTGCTTGGTTTCAATCAAATAACATTGGTCTATTTGCTTACGTATTTGTTTGTACCATTGGTTTTCGCTATGGGTGTCCCAACGCATGATTGTAAACGTGTTGGCGAACTTGTGGCCCAAAAGACATTCATCAATGAGTTTACAGCCTACAAGAATCTGGGGCAAATGATCGAGCAGGATTTAATTGAT CAACGAAGCGCTGGTATTGCCACATTCGCTTTATGTGGTTTCTCCAATCCTGCATCCTTGGGCATTCTAATAGCGGCCTTAAGTGCCATGGCTCCCAATCGACGTACAGATATAATGCATGTGGCTTTACGAGGATTTTTTGTGGGCAGCTTTGTTAGCTTTACATCGGCCTCATTTGCAG GAATACTTATTCAAGAAAACGAACTACAGAAAATGAATACAAAAATGATCGACTTTCAGTACTTAAATACAATGGACATGGGCCTCTTTTTTCACTAA
- the LOC6642821 gene encoding solute carrier family 28 member 3 isoform X1: MDESANIEEKPEKPSRKKKFLILLLHVIFHLILISYFIATSVVYFRYDRQSSECIEPVSENATEVTPEIIAIPTEANPTAAPAIPPPETRYRRQVDVTTAPDAKKKPFEPNLLCSIDWCHGYGFFGILFVIFYIFWIYYWLVKPLVGKKLYGQTIEPAVDKWISFSRGFAVSLIMVLLVIILVVGYLLFECRNDFRKSAGLVAPLLFVFLGFLCSKHRRVIQWRIVIHGILGQLILGIICIRLEFGRSVFKCIGDKVSTFLLFANHGARFVYGDRICDDFVFAFAILAMIFFFSVATSCLYYLGIMQFFLGVLGWLLQATVGTTVCESINAVGTVFLGMSESPLLIRPYIPLLTVSELHTICVSGYSNVAGTVLGAYIAFGAPPGLLITASVMAAPASLAFAKLFFPETEESVTRSDNIVMIPTTNTSILDAIISGAAGALTIVLGIVSNIIAFLSLFAFLNAVTEWIFDLLGFNQITLVYLLTYLFVPLVFAMGVPTHDCKRVGELVAQKTFINEFTAYKNLGQMIEQDLIDQRSAGIATFALCGFSNPASLGILIAALSAMAPNRRTDIMHVALRGFFVGSFVSFTSASFAGILIQENELQKMNTKMIDFQYLNTMDMGLFFH, from the exons ATGGATGAAAGTGCCAATATTGAGGAAAAGCCAGAAAAGCCCAGTCGCAAAAAGAAGTTTCTCATATTATTGCTTCATGTGATCTTTCATCTTATTCTAATTTCATATTTCATAGCGACTTCAGTGGTATATTTTAGATATG ATAGACAGTCGTCCGAGTGTATAGAGCCGGTGAGTGAAAATGCAACTGAGGTGACACCGGAAATAATAGCTATACCAACTGAAGCCAATCCAACTGCGGCACCAGCGATTCCACCACCTGAAACCCGTTACAGACGACAAGTGGATGTAACCACAGCGCCAGATGCAAAGAAAAAGCCTTTTGAGCCAAACTTACTCTGCTCCATTGATTGGTGCCATGGCTATGGATTTTTCGGGATTCTTTTCgtgatattttatatattttggatATATTATTGGCTTGTCAAGCCACTGGTGGGAAAGAAACTCTATGGCCAAACGATTGAGCCTGCTGTCGACAAATGGATTAGCTTTAGTCGCGGTTT TGCCGTATCACTTATTATGGTCCTTCTTGTGATTATATTAGTGGTTGGTTATCTCTTGTTCGAATGTCGTAACGATTTTAGAAAATCGGCAGGACTAGTGGCACCTCTGCTTTTTGTCTTTCTCGGATTTCTATGTTCGAAACATCGCAGAGTCATACAATGGCGAATTGTTATCCATGGCATATTGGGTCAACTGATATTGGGCATCATTTGCATACGTCTGGAATTTGGTAGATCCGTTTTCAAGTGCATTGGCGATAAGGTGTCGACCTTTCTACTCTTTGCCAATCATGGGGCTAGATTCGTTTACGGTGATCGCATTTGTGATGATTTTGTCTTTGCCTTTGCCATATTGGCAATGATATTCTTTTTCAGTGTTGCAACATCTTGTCTTTACTATCTGGGTATAATGCAATTCTTTTTGGGTGTCCTTGGTTGGCTCCTACAGGCAACAGTGGGGACCACAGTCTGTGAGAGTATCAATGCAGTGGGCACTGTTTTTCTTGGCATGTCCGAATCTCCGCTTTTGATTAGGCCATATATTCCTTTGCTAACCGTTAGTGAATTGCATACAATATGCGTTTCCGGTTATTCAAATGTAGCAGGAACTGTCCTTGGCGCATATATCGCATTTGGTGCCCCGCCTGGCTTACTAATCACAGCCAGCGTTATGGCCGCTCCTGCCTCTTTAGCATTTGCCAAATTATTTTTCCCCGAAACGGAAGAATCTGTTACCAGATCAGATAATATTGTAATGATTCCAAC CACCAATACATCCATTTTAGATGCCATCATAAGTGGTGCAGCTGGCGCTTTAACCATTGTCTTGGGAATCGTATCCAATATAATTGCCTTCTTGTCGTTATTTGCCTTTTTAAATGCTGTAACTGAATGGATATTTGATCTGCTTGGTTTCAATCAAATAACATTGGTCTATTTGCTTACGTATTTGTTTGTACCATTGGTTTTCGCTATGGGTGTCCCAACGCATGATTGTAAACGTGTTGGCGAACTTGTGGCCCAAAAGACATTCATCAATGAGTTTACAGCCTACAAGAATCTGGGGCAAATGATCGAGCAGGATTTAATTGAT CAACGAAGCGCTGGTATTGCCACATTCGCTTTATGTGGTTTCTCCAATCCTGCATCCTTGGGCATTCTAATAGCGGCCTTAAGTGCCATGGCTCCCAATCGACGTACAGATATAATGCATGTGGCTTTACGAGGATTTTTTGTGGGCAGCTTTGTTAGCTTTACATCGGCCTCATTTGCAG GAATACTTATTCAAGAAAACGAACTACAGAAAATGAATACAAAAATGATCGACTTTCAGTACTTAAATACAATGGACATGGGCCTCTTTTTTCACTAA
- the LOC6642821 gene encoding solute carrier family 28 member 3 isoform X3 gives MAKRLSLLSTNGLALVAVLVGYLLFECRNDFRKSAGLVAPLLFVFLGFLCSKHRRVIQWRIVIHGILGQLILGIICIRLEFGRSVFKCIGDKVSTFLLFANHGARFVYGDRICDDFVFAFAILAMIFFFSVATSCLYYLGIMQFFLGVLGWLLQATVGTTVCESINAVGTVFLGMSESPLLIRPYIPLLTVSELHTICVSGYSNVAGTVLGAYIAFGAPPGLLITASVMAAPASLAFAKLFFPETEESVTRSDNIVMIPTTNTSILDAIISGAAGALTIVLGIVSNIIAFLSLFAFLNAVTEWIFDLLGFNQITLVYLLTYLFVPLVFAMGVPTHDCKRVGELVAQKTFINEFTAYKNLGQMIEQDLIDQRSAGIATFALCGFSNPASLGILIAALSAMAPNRRTDIMHVALRGFFVGSFVSFTSASFAGILIQENELQKMNTKMIDFQYLNTMDMGLFFH, from the exons ATGGCCAAACGATTGAGCCTGCTGTCGACAAATGGATTAGCTTTAGTCGCGGTTT TGGTTGGTTATCTCTTGTTCGAATGTCGTAACGATTTTAGAAAATCGGCAGGACTAGTGGCACCTCTGCTTTTTGTCTTTCTCGGATTTCTATGTTCGAAACATCGCAGAGTCATACAATGGCGAATTGTTATCCATGGCATATTGGGTCAACTGATATTGGGCATCATTTGCATACGTCTGGAATTTGGTAGATCCGTTTTCAAGTGCATTGGCGATAAGGTGTCGACCTTTCTACTCTTTGCCAATCATGGGGCTAGATTCGTTTACGGTGATCGCATTTGTGATGATTTTGTCTTTGCCTTTGCCATATTGGCAATGATATTCTTTTTCAGTGTTGCAACATCTTGTCTTTACTATCTGGGTATAATGCAATTCTTTTTGGGTGTCCTTGGTTGGCTCCTACAGGCAACAGTGGGGACCACAGTCTGTGAGAGTATCAATGCAGTGGGCACTGTTTTTCTTGGCATGTCCGAATCTCCGCTTTTGATTAGGCCATATATTCCTTTGCTAACCGTTAGTGAATTGCATACAATATGCGTTTCCGGTTATTCAAATGTAGCAGGAACTGTCCTTGGCGCATATATCGCATTTGGTGCCCCGCCTGGCTTACTAATCACAGCCAGCGTTATGGCCGCTCCTGCCTCTTTAGCATTTGCCAAATTATTTTTCCCCGAAACGGAAGAATCTGTTACCAGATCAGATAATATTGTAATGATTCCAAC CACCAATACATCCATTTTAGATGCCATCATAAGTGGTGCAGCTGGCGCTTTAACCATTGTCTTGGGAATCGTATCCAATATAATTGCCTTCTTGTCGTTATTTGCCTTTTTAAATGCTGTAACTGAATGGATATTTGATCTGCTTGGTTTCAATCAAATAACATTGGTCTATTTGCTTACGTATTTGTTTGTACCATTGGTTTTCGCTATGGGTGTCCCAACGCATGATTGTAAACGTGTTGGCGAACTTGTGGCCCAAAAGACATTCATCAATGAGTTTACAGCCTACAAGAATCTGGGGCAAATGATCGAGCAGGATTTAATTGAT CAACGAAGCGCTGGTATTGCCACATTCGCTTTATGTGGTTTCTCCAATCCTGCATCCTTGGGCATTCTAATAGCGGCCTTAAGTGCCATGGCTCCCAATCGACGTACAGATATAATGCATGTGGCTTTACGAGGATTTTTTGTGGGCAGCTTTGTTAGCTTTACATCGGCCTCATTTGCAG GAATACTTATTCAAGAAAACGAACTACAGAAAATGAATACAAAAATGATCGACTTTCAGTACTTAAATACAATGGACATGGGCCTCTTTTTTCACTAA